In Acidobacteriota bacterium, one genomic interval encodes:
- the aspS gene encoding aspartate--tRNA ligase — protein sequence MLDHLGQTQRTHHCGELRRENAGQTVTLMGWVNSRREHKNVTFIHLRDRNGITQVVFDPEKSPEAHEKIKHVRSEFVLAVTGECILRDESQFNPNMATGEIEIIAEQVWILNDSQALPFQIERCEASEDVRLKYRYLDLRRPEMQRNFRLRHQLAFTTRRVLDEFGFYEIETPILTKSTPEGARDYLVPSRTMPGKFFALPQSPQLFKQLLMISGYERYFQIARCFRDEDLRADRQPEFTQIDIEMSFVQPDDVFNVIEPLIVECFKVAGYEAPQRPFQRMPYTEAMNRFGSDKPDLRFGMELMDLTAQFEGGAFPVFADAIKKGGVVKAIVVSGAATWSRKQYDDIIEHAKKFGAGGLAYIQVLENENKSALTKTMGAEGVAKIVEAAGAKVGDSILMVGGKWEKACDAIGEVRLEIGRREKLINEDENRLLWVTEFPMFEYHEDDKRWYAKHHPFTSPRDEDMEKLSGGDLGSVYAKAYDLVLNGKELGGGSVRIHRSDVQATVFKALGLSEEEAREKFGFFLDALSYGTPPHGGIALGLDRLVMLLAKAGSLRDVIAFPKVSTASDMMTDSPSEVAPAQLAELKIKTLV from the coding sequence ATGTTGGATCATCTTGGACAAACGCAACGCACTCATCACTGCGGCGAACTTCGCCGCGAAAACGCCGGGCAGACCGTCACGCTGATGGGCTGGGTCAATAGTCGGCGCGAACATAAAAATGTGACATTCATTCATTTGCGCGATCGCAACGGAATTACGCAAGTGGTTTTCGACCCGGAAAAATCGCCCGAAGCGCACGAAAAAATCAAACACGTCCGCAGCGAATTCGTGTTGGCGGTGACCGGCGAATGTATCTTGCGCGATGAAAGCCAGTTCAACCCGAATATGGCAACCGGCGAAATCGAAATCATCGCTGAACAGGTTTGGATTCTGAACGATTCCCAAGCGCTTCCCTTCCAAATCGAACGCTGCGAAGCGTCGGAAGACGTGCGGTTGAAATATCGTTACCTGGATTTGCGGCGGCCCGAAATGCAGCGCAACTTCCGGCTGCGCCATCAACTGGCGTTCACTACGCGGCGCGTGCTGGATGAATTTGGCTTTTACGAAATTGAAACGCCGATCCTGACCAAATCCACGCCGGAAGGCGCACGCGATTATCTGGTTCCGTCGCGCACCATGCCGGGCAAGTTTTTCGCGTTGCCCCAATCGCCGCAATTATTCAAACAGTTGTTGATGATTTCCGGCTACGAGCGTTACTTCCAGATTGCGCGCTGTTTCCGCGACGAAGATTTGCGCGCTGACCGTCAACCGGAATTCACGCAAATTGACATTGAAATGAGCTTCGTCCAGCCCGACGACGTGTTTAACGTCATCGAACCGCTGATCGTCGAATGCTTCAAAGTCGCCGGTTATGAAGCGCCGCAACGCCCATTTCAGCGCATGCCGTACACCGAAGCGATGAACCGCTTTGGTTCAGACAAACCCGACCTGCGTTTTGGCATGGAGTTGATGGATTTGACGGCGCAGTTTGAAGGCGGCGCGTTTCCAGTCTTCGCCGACGCCATCAAAAAAGGCGGCGTGGTCAAAGCCATCGTCGTTTCCGGGGCGGCTACGTGGTCGCGCAAACAGTACGACGACATCATCGAACACGCCAAAAAGTTCGGCGCGGGCGGGCTGGCGTACATTCAGGTGCTGGAAAACGAAAACAAATCCGCGCTCACGAAAACGATGGGCGCGGAAGGCGTCGCCAAAATCGTCGAAGCCGCCGGAGCCAAAGTTGGCGATTCGATCCTGATGGTCGGCGGCAAATGGGAAAAGGCTTGCGATGCGATTGGCGAAGTCCGGCTGGAAATCGGTCGCCGTGAAAAGCTGATCAACGAAGACGAAAACCGTTTGTTGTGGGTGACGGAGTTCCCGATGTTTGAATACCACGAAGACGACAAACGCTGGTACGCCAAACATCACCCCTTTACTTCGCCGCGCGACGAAGATATGGAAAAGCTGAGCGGCGGCGATTTGGGTTCAGTGTACGCCAAGGCCTATGACCTGGTGCTGAACGGCAAGGAATTGGGCGGAGGCTCAGTTCGTATTCACCGGTCTGACGTTCAAGCGACGGTGTTCAAGGCATTGGGCTTGAGCGAAGAAGAAGCGCGCGAAAAATTCGGCTTCTTTCTGGATGCTTTGAGCTACGGCACTCCTCCGCACGGCGGCATCGCGTTGGGGTTGGATCGTTTGGTGATGCTGCTGGCCAAGGCGGGATCGCTGCGCGATGTGATCGCCTTCCCGAAAGTTTCGACGGCTTCGGATATGATGACCGACAGCCCCAGCGAAGTCGCTCCGGCGCAATTGGCTGAGCTGAAGATCAAGACATTGGTGTAA
- a CDS encoding four helix bundle protein, producing the protein MERPKEQIKSHRDLIVWQKAVQLVVDLYNMTKSFPKEETYGLTNQIRRAAASIPANIAEGQGRRLSGEYQQFLGHARGSLCEQDTHIEVAFQIGYLAESQYQQAREKMDEVGRMLNGLLRSLKP; encoded by the coding sequence ATGGAAAGGCCGAAAGAACAGATCAAAAGCCATCGTGATTTGATCGTGTGGCAAAAGGCTGTTCAATTAGTCGTTGATCTATACAACATGACCAAATCGTTTCCGAAAGAAGAAACGTATGGCTTGACGAATCAGATTCGTCGCGCAGCCGCGTCTATTCCTGCCAACATTGCCGAAGGCCAAGGGCGAAGGTTAAGCGGTGAGTACCAACAGTTCCTTGGACACGCCAGAGGATCACTGTGTGAGCAGGACACACACATCGAAGTCGCGTTTCAGATTGGCTATTTGGCTGAGTCTCAATATCAGCAAGCCAGAGAGAAAATGGATGAAGTAGGCCGGATGCTAAACGGCCTACTTCGCTCCCTTAAACCCTAA
- a CDS encoding outer membrane beta-barrel protein has translation MMKVIRTRNLFAVLLILVGSVVVANAQQREISLLVGRLKTGDKGISGTQSIKAAFDGAVSYEITYGRRFVDGKVAALYGELLIAGAPSTKIKVTNFALPNSYSSLFFTPGLKVKVFPGGGISPYIAAGLGMGRYSGDAQTSTGQSVSGDTANTTWAFDYGGGVDLNLASVFAIRGEVRDFITGKPKFTAPFFDKNQHNVNIAVGIVFKF, from the coding sequence ATGATGAAAGTGATCCGCACCAGAAATCTGTTCGCGGTATTGTTGATTTTGGTCGGCAGCGTTGTGGTTGCCAATGCTCAGCAGCGAGAGATTTCCCTGTTGGTCGGGCGATTGAAAACCGGCGACAAAGGTATTTCCGGCACGCAAAGCATCAAAGCCGCCTTTGATGGCGCTGTTTCGTATGAAATTACGTATGGCCGCCGGTTTGTTGATGGAAAAGTTGCGGCTTTATACGGGGAATTGCTGATCGCGGGAGCGCCCAGCACCAAAATCAAGGTAACGAACTTTGCGTTGCCCAATAGCTATTCTTCGCTGTTTTTTACGCCGGGATTAAAGGTCAAGGTGTTTCCGGGTGGAGGGATTTCCCCATACATCGCAGCGGGTTTGGGAATGGGCCGGTATTCCGGCGACGCGCAAACCTCCACCGGCCAATCTGTTTCCGGGGATACCGCAAACACGACCTGGGCGTTTGATTACGGTGGCGGTGTGGACTTGAATCTGGCCAGTGTCTTTGCCATTCGCGGTGAAGTGCGCGATTTCATCACCGGCAAGCCGAAATTCACCGCGCCGTTTTTCGACAAGAACCAGCATAACGTCAACATTGCCGTTGGCATTGTGTTCAAGTTCTAA
- the mutL gene encoding DNA mismatch repair endonuclease MutL has translation MSKIHVLPDSLANKIAAGEVVERPASIVKELIENSIDAGAKSIEVAVESGGRRLIRISDSGEGMNRDDAILAFERHATSKLKTAEDLEAITTLGFRGEALASIASVSKVRLRTQTASDIVGTEIEISGGRMLNVRDIAFTPGAEFEIRDLFFNVPARRKFLKSEATESFHIANLVTHYALANPHLAFRLTNNNRESIRTTPAADLRERAYQLFGEEFIASLIEVGGESGEMRVRGFVSSPSATRTTKDSQFFFINGRYVRDKVISRALIEAYRAMIPAGVYPSAMLFVEMPPSEVDVNVHPAKTEVRFVRGTIVHDLIRDAVRAAIGSSKAAVTLFAKREPQPAPTTAETFRSHIFDENAPQVSREELRAAFKLQAPPPIPHQPTMDLSGEETIAEAQPIGIASGSEWIDQEVSTAEEQHPITEPPVSAEPDPIHLHGHRLGCLGAKAADTNSQLKPAQNLTLIADEVNPLGQMHNSFIIATDRTGLLLIDQHVAHERILFEQHWNALRRKKVETQRLLLPETLDLSPAQTAAFDQLLPELEENGFELGRLSGRTVAIKAIPAMLGPGVARTLLLELLDAIEENRRGLSLDEIRAEIAASLACRAAIKINMPLAPEKMHWLIDELMKKENPATCPHGRPIILRITAREIEKGFQRT, from the coding sequence ATGTCAAAGATCCACGTTCTGCCGGACAGTTTGGCCAATAAAATCGCCGCGGGCGAAGTTGTCGAACGCCCGGCTTCCATCGTCAAAGAACTGATCGAAAATTCGATTGACGCCGGAGCCAAAAGCATCGAAGTCGCCGTCGAATCCGGCGGGCGACGGCTGATTCGCATCAGCGATAGCGGCGAAGGCATGAACCGGGACGACGCCATTCTGGCGTTTGAACGCCATGCCACCAGCAAGCTGAAAACTGCCGAGGATTTGGAAGCCATCACCACACTCGGCTTTCGCGGCGAAGCGCTGGCTTCGATTGCGTCGGTGTCAAAAGTGCGACTGCGGACGCAAACCGCCAGCGACATTGTCGGCACCGAAATTGAAATCAGTGGCGGGCGAATGCTCAACGTGCGCGACATTGCCTTTACGCCCGGTGCCGAATTTGAAATCCGCGATTTGTTTTTCAACGTTCCCGCGCGCCGTAAATTCCTGAAATCCGAAGCGACCGAAAGTTTTCATATCGCCAATCTGGTGACGCATTATGCGCTGGCCAATCCGCATCTCGCTTTCCGCCTGACCAACAACAACCGCGAAAGCATTCGCACAACGCCCGCCGCCGATTTGCGTGAACGCGCCTACCAGCTTTTCGGTGAAGAATTCATCGCCAGCTTAATCGAAGTCGGCGGCGAATCCGGCGAAATGCGCGTTCGTGGATTTGTCTCTTCGCCATCCGCAACGCGCACCACCAAAGACAGCCAGTTCTTTTTCATCAATGGCCGCTACGTCCGCGACAAAGTCATCAGCCGCGCTTTGATCGAAGCCTATCGCGCAATGATCCCTGCGGGCGTGTATCCGTCGGCAATGCTGTTTGTCGAAATGCCTCCATCGGAAGTTGACGTGAACGTTCACCCGGCGAAAACCGAAGTTCGCTTTGTGCGCGGCACGATTGTTCACGATTTGATCCGCGACGCCGTGCGCGCAGCCATCGGTTCGTCCAAAGCCGCCGTGACGCTGTTCGCCAAACGCGAACCGCAACCAGCGCCGACGACGGCAGAAACGTTTCGCTCGCACATTTTTGACGAAAACGCTCCGCAGGTTTCGCGCGAAGAATTACGCGCGGCTTTCAAGCTTCAAGCTCCGCCGCCAATTCCGCACCAACCCACAATGGATTTGAGCGGCGAAGAGACAATCGCTGAGGCCCAGCCAATCGGTATCGCGAGCGGTAGCGAATGGATTGACCAGGAAGTATCAACCGCAGAAGAGCAACACCCCATCACGGAACCACCCGTGTCAGCCGAACCCGACCCGATTCACCTGCACGGTCACCGGCTGGGCTGTTTGGGAGCAAAAGCCGCCGACACTAACTCGCAGCTCAAACCGGCGCAAAACCTGACGCTGATTGCGGATGAAGTGAATCCGCTCGGCCAAATGCACAACAGTTTTATCATCGCCACGGATCGAACCGGCTTGCTGTTGATTGACCAGCACGTCGCGCACGAACGCATTTTGTTTGAACAGCATTGGAATGCGCTGCGGCGGAAGAAAGTCGAAACCCAACGATTGCTGCTTCCCGAAACGCTGGATTTGTCTCCGGCACAGACGGCCGCCTTCGATCAGTTGTTGCCGGAACTCGAAGAAAACGGTTTTGAGTTGGGCCGGTTGTCAGGCCGCACCGTCGCCATCAAAGCCATTCCGGCAATGCTTGGCCCCGGCGTCGCTCGAACATTGTTGTTGGAATTGTTGGACGCGATCGAAGAAAACCGGCGCGGGTTGTCGTTGGATGAAATTCGCGCGGAAATCGCGGCCAGCCTGGCTTGCCGCGCGGCGATCAAAATCAATATGCCGCTGGCTCCGGAAAAAATGCACTGGCTGATAGATGAGTTGATGAAGAAGGAAAACCCCGCCACTTGTCCGCACGGACGTCCCATCATTCTGCGCATCACCGCGCGCGAAATCGAGAAAGGATTTCAGCGCACCTGA
- a CDS encoding PQQ-binding-like beta-propeller repeat protein, translating to MTLSRRSFLATSLLALPATSMTFKPEQNWPQFRGPGGLGVAEGFPTRGNWNVDATTGKIEGLLWRTEVPGLGHSSPIIWKDRIYLATAVPKSGKPSLRIGLYGDIKPAKDDEEQRWLIQCYEKKNGKLKWEQMIRNAKPSTVRHEKASHANTTLVTDGKRLVGFFGADGLYCLDMKGKLLWQKDLGKINVTWRSVAWGYSSSPALHKDRIVVLCDDPKDPFLAALSLEDGKELWRTSRKGASENSWSSPFIYAEGARTQVITNGYPFIASYDLESGKELWRLRGGGDIPIPTPFVADGLVVLSNAHGGKAPLFAVRPTATGDISLPEGATSNDSVAWSAPNGGAYISTPVMYDGYLYVANYNGVLRCYDFKTGEKFYEERLGPDAVCSSSLVAADGKIYCPTEDGVVFVLKAGPKLEVLAKNNLGEACLATPAISQGVMYFRTSGSLMAIG from the coding sequence TTGACTTTATCTCGACGTTCATTTTTGGCGACTTCGCTGTTGGCCTTGCCGGCGACCTCAATGACGTTCAAACCGGAACAGAATTGGCCGCAGTTTCGAGGCCCAGGCGGGCTGGGCGTAGCAGAGGGCTTTCCGACGCGCGGCAACTGGAATGTGGACGCGACGACAGGCAAAATCGAAGGCCTGTTGTGGCGCACGGAAGTCCCTGGCCTGGGGCATTCCAGCCCCATCATCTGGAAAGATCGGATTTACCTGGCGACGGCGGTTCCGAAATCCGGCAAACCTTCGTTGCGCATCGGGCTATACGGCGACATCAAACCGGCCAAAGACGACGAAGAGCAGCGTTGGTTGATCCAGTGCTACGAAAAGAAAAACGGCAAGCTGAAATGGGAGCAGATGATCCGCAATGCCAAACCTTCGACGGTGCGCCACGAAAAAGCTTCTCACGCGAATACGACGCTGGTGACGGATGGCAAACGGTTGGTGGGATTTTTCGGCGCGGATGGTCTGTATTGTCTGGATATGAAAGGCAAGCTGCTGTGGCAAAAGGACCTCGGCAAAATCAACGTCACCTGGCGCAGCGTTGCCTGGGGCTACAGCAGTTCTCCGGCTTTGCACAAAGACCGCATCGTTGTGCTGTGCGACGATCCGAAAGACCCATTCCTGGCGGCGCTCAGTTTGGAAGACGGCAAGGAGCTGTGGCGGACTTCGCGCAAAGGAGCCAGTGAAAACAGTTGGAGTTCACCGTTTATTTACGCCGAAGGCGCGCGAACGCAGGTCATCACCAACGGCTACCCGTTCATCGCTTCCTATGATCTGGAATCCGGCAAAGAACTCTGGCGATTGCGCGGCGGCGGAGACATTCCGATTCCTACGCCGTTTGTCGCCGATGGCTTGGTTGTTTTGAGCAACGCACACGGCGGCAAAGCTCCGCTGTTTGCCGTTCGCCCGACGGCAACTGGCGATATTTCCCTGCCCGAAGGCGCAACCAGCAACGATTCCGTCGCCTGGAGCGCACCCAACGGCGGCGCATACATTTCTACGCCTGTGATGTACGACGGATACTTGTATGTGGCCAATTACAATGGTGTGCTGCGCTGTTACGATTTCAAAACCGGCGAAAAATTCTATGAAGAGCGATTGGGGCCGGACGCCGTTTGTTCATCTTCCCTGGTTGCAGCGGATGGCAAAATCTATTGCCCAACAGAAGACGGCGTCGTGTTCGTCCTCAAAGCTGGTCCAAAACTGGAAGTGCTGGCCAAAAACAATCTGGGCGAAGCCTGCCTGGCAACCCCCGCAATTTCGCAAGGCGTGATGTACTTCCGCACGTCGGGCAGTTTGATGGCGATTGGATAG
- a CDS encoding M20/M25/M40 family metallo-hydrolase, which yields MPFTRALPLLLVFLLASIASAQSPQPDWSKIEEETMRHFQAILRLDTSNPPGNESQVVAYLKTVLDGEGIETKVFANDPKRANLVARLRGNGKKRPVLIMGHTDVVTVDPAKWKHSPFSATREDGYVYARGATDDKDNVVACLMVMLLLKRMNVPLDRDVIFQAESSEEGGGPNGIGFMVGQHWEEIDAEFCFAEGGGVVRTGGKIQYAAVATTEKIPNGARLVARGISGHGSVPLRSNAIVHLAQAVAKVAAWQTPMRLNETTRAYFERLAKLSSPEQASRYNKLLQSGNSDEAQEYLAINEPRLYSTLRTSISPNIIKGGYRSNVIPSEAEATLDIRAVPDEDLPKFFDEMKKIINDPAVEIVRNTSGRPPSPPSRLDTEAFRVLEDANKRIYNVVTLPTMLTGATDMAQLRAKGVECYGVGPMTDSEDGPKGFGAHSDQERILEEAIHKFVRFHLDIVLNLAKAK from the coding sequence ATGCCTTTTACCCGTGCCTTGCCACTCTTGCTCGTATTTCTGTTGGCTTCCATTGCATCGGCGCAATCGCCTCAACCCGATTGGTCGAAAATCGAAGAAGAAACCATGCGGCACTTTCAGGCGATATTGCGGCTGGACACCAGCAACCCGCCGGGCAATGAAAGCCAGGTTGTCGCCTATCTGAAAACGGTTCTGGATGGCGAAGGCATCGAAACCAAGGTTTTTGCCAACGATCCGAAACGCGCCAATCTGGTCGCGCGGTTGCGCGGCAACGGCAAAAAACGTCCGGTATTGATCATGGGGCACACGGATGTCGTCACGGTGGATCCGGCGAAATGGAAACATTCGCCGTTTTCCGCGACGCGCGAAGACGGATACGTGTACGCGCGCGGCGCGACCGACGACAAAGACAATGTCGTCGCCTGTTTGATGGTGATGCTGTTGCTCAAACGGATGAATGTGCCGCTGGATCGGGATGTCATCTTTCAGGCGGAATCCAGCGAAGAAGGCGGCGGCCCCAACGGCATAGGCTTTATGGTCGGCCAGCATTGGGAAGAAATTGACGCAGAGTTCTGTTTTGCCGAAGGTGGCGGCGTGGTTCGCACCGGCGGCAAAATTCAATACGCAGCCGTGGCAACGACGGAAAAAATTCCCAACGGCGCACGGTTGGTCGCGCGCGGAATTTCCGGGCACGGTTCGGTTCCGCTGCGCAGCAACGCGATTGTTCATCTGGCGCAGGCCGTTGCCAAAGTCGCCGCCTGGCAAACGCCCATGCGGTTGAATGAAACGACGCGCGCGTATTTCGAGCGTCTGGCCAAACTCAGCTCTCCGGAACAGGCCTCGCGATATAACAAACTATTGCAATCCGGCAATTCCGACGAAGCGCAGGAATATCTGGCCATCAACGAACCTCGGTTGTATTCCACGCTGCGGACTTCAATTTCACCGAACATCATCAAAGGCGGGTATCGCAGCAACGTGATTCCTTCGGAAGCGGAAGCCACGCTGGACATTCGCGCCGTGCCGGATGAAGACCTGCCCAAATTTTTCGACGAAATGAAAAAAATCATCAACGATCCGGCGGTGGAAATCGTACGCAACACCAGCGGACGACCCCCGTCGCCGCCATCGCGGTTGGACACCGAAGCTTTCCGCGTGTTGGAAGACGCCAACAAACGCATTTACAACGTGGTAACGCTGCCGACGATGCTGACCGGCGCGACCGACATGGCACAATTGCGCGCGAAAGGCGTCGAGTGTTATGGCGTCGGCCCAATGACCGACAGCGAAGACGGCCCGAAGGGCTTCGGCGCGCACAGCGACCAGGAACGCATTTTGGAAGAAGCTATTCACAAATTCGTGCGCTTCCATTTGGACATTGTGCTGAATCTGGCAAAAGCAAAATAA
- a CDS encoding helix-turn-helix transcriptional regulator produces the protein MNSRLLVEQQFSVEHRVIARSDIEFPAQPDFLLVRNLKSQISNLKPESIILVNPNQAAQLKLNHRKNELLLVRLKPELLIETAARLRLYRTGAHLLFRASLEPVTDEKLRQTLEAISVELASRSTGWREMIASLVNQLAVYLLRTHINVHRSDEIELSRVGMVDRRLRRAIEFMHDNCGRELGLSEIAAVAYLSEFHFARLFKKLTGATPHAYLAGLRVERARRLLAESDLSIVEVGATVGYAGQSHFTKVFRKATGMTPRAFRLAAVGLEK, from the coding sequence ATGAACTCGCGCCTTCTGGTCGAGCAGCAATTTTCGGTCGAACATCGCGTCATCGCGCGAAGCGATATTGAATTCCCGGCCCAACCGGATTTCCTGCTCGTTCGGAATCTCAAATCTCAAATCTCGAATTTGAAACCCGAGTCAATCATTCTGGTCAACCCCAACCAGGCCGCTCAACTAAAGCTGAATCATCGGAAAAATGAATTGTTGCTGGTTCGACTAAAACCGGAACTGTTGATTGAAACCGCCGCGCGATTGCGGTTGTACCGAACCGGAGCGCATCTGCTGTTTCGCGCTTCGCTGGAACCCGTGACAGACGAAAAACTGCGCCAGACGCTGGAAGCGATCAGCGTGGAGCTTGCGTCCCGTTCAACGGGTTGGCGAGAAATGATTGCCTCGCTGGTGAATCAACTGGCGGTTTACCTGCTGCGAACGCACATCAACGTTCATCGGTCGGATGAAATTGAGTTGTCTCGTGTGGGAATGGTGGATCGCCGATTGCGGCGTGCCATTGAATTCATGCACGACAACTGCGGCAGGGAGCTTGGCTTGAGCGAAATTGCCGCCGTCGCATACCTGAGCGAATTTCACTTTGCGCGACTGTTCAAAAAACTGACCGGCGCGACGCCGCACGCTTATTTGGCAGGTTTGCGTGTCGAACGCGCCCGGCGATTGCTGGCCGAAAGCGATCTTTCCATCGTCGAAGTTGGCGCAACGGTCGGCTACGCCGGCCAAAGCCATTTCACCAAAGTTTTCCGCAAAGCCACCGGGATGACGCCGCGCGCCTTTCGCCTGGCCGCAGTTGGCTTGGAAAAGTAA
- a CDS encoding DUF1957 domain-containing protein translates to MPNGYLSLVLHAHLPFVRHPEYPDFLEEDWLYEAISETYIPLLVAFNHLRDEGVKFRLTMSMTPPLCEMLSDPLLQQRYVNHLNKLCELAEKEVKRTEKDAPQFHAAAVMYRSHFTECLDVFENQYQRNIVRGFKELQDAGYLEIITCCATHGYLPLMSNETVKRAQIQIARENYLKHFGRPPRGIWLAECAFNPGDDQYLDEAGIKFFIADAHAILYGTPRPRRGIYAPVITPENVAVFARDTETSEQVWSSEIGYPGDPDYREFYRDLGYDAQDYDYIKPYLHDDGIRRNIGIKYHRITGKVDLHLKAPYVPEWAAGKAAMHAGDFMRNRQAQAGHLNHTLGRAPLILAPYDAELFGHWWFEGPQFLFYLFKKLHYDQDEIQPISPIDYLTIYPENQRQTPSASSWGAEGYNRVWINGQTDWLYKHQHAAERRMVELATAFPTTEGLLRRALNQAARELLLAQSSDWAFIITTGTMVQYAIKRFKDHIHRFTQIYEMVKAGEINESWLAEVESRDTIFQEIDYRVYSPQEQG, encoded by the coding sequence ATGCCCAACGGATACCTGAGCTTGGTTTTGCACGCGCACTTACCCTTCGTGCGTCACCCCGAATACCCGGACTTTCTGGAAGAAGACTGGCTGTACGAAGCCATCAGCGAAACCTACATTCCGCTGCTGGTCGCGTTCAATCATCTTCGCGATGAAGGCGTGAAGTTCCGCCTGACGATGAGCATGACGCCGCCATTATGCGAAATGCTCAGCGATCCGTTATTACAACAACGCTACGTCAACCATCTGAACAAACTCTGCGAATTGGCGGAAAAGGAAGTCAAGCGGACGGAAAAGGACGCGCCGCAATTTCACGCCGCCGCCGTGATGTATCGCAGCCATTTCACCGAATGCCTGGATGTGTTTGAAAACCAGTACCAGCGGAACATCGTGCGTGGGTTCAAGGAATTGCAGGACGCAGGGTATCTGGAAATCATCACCTGCTGCGCAACGCACGGCTATTTGCCGTTGATGTCGAATGAAACCGTCAAGCGCGCGCAAATTCAAATCGCCCGCGAAAATTACCTCAAACATTTTGGGCGCCCACCGCGCGGCATCTGGCTGGCGGAATGCGCCTTCAACCCCGGCGATGACCAGTACCTGGACGAAGCCGGCATCAAGTTTTTCATCGCGGACGCGCACGCGATTTTGTACGGCACGCCGCGCCCGCGCCGGGGGATTTACGCGCCGGTCATCACGCCGGAAAACGTCGCCGTTTTCGCCCGCGACACGGAAACCAGCGAGCAGGTGTGGAGTTCGGAAATCGGTTATCCGGGCGATCCGGATTACCGCGAGTTTTATCGCGACCTGGGGTACGACGCGCAGGATTACGATTACATCAAACCGTACCTGCACGACGACGGCATCCGCCGCAACATCGGCATCAAATATCACCGCATCACGGGCAAAGTGGATTTGCATCTGAAAGCGCCGTATGTGCCGGAATGGGCAGCGGGCAAAGCGGCCATGCACGCCGGAGATTTTATGCGCAATCGCCAGGCGCAGGCCGGACACCTGAATCACACGCTGGGGCGCGCGCCGCTGATTTTGGCGCCGTATGATGCCGAACTGTTCGGCCACTGGTGGTTCGAAGGCCCGCAGTTTTTGTTTTATCTGTTCAAAAAGCTTCACTATGACCAGGACGAAATCCAGCCGATTTCGCCGATTGATTACCTGACGATTTATCCTGAAAACCAGCGGCAAACGCCGTCGGCTTCTTCGTGGGGGGCGGAAGGGTACAACCGCGTCTGGATCAACGGACAGACGGATTGGCTGTACAAGCATCAGCACGCCGCCGAACGGCGAATGGTGGAATTGGCCACAGCGTTCCCAACCACAGAGGGCCTTTTGCGCCGGGCGTTGAATCAGGCTGCACGCGAATTGTTGCTGGCGCAATCTTCGGACTGGGCGTTCATCATCACCACCGGAACGATGGTTCAATACGCCATCAAACGGTTCAAAGACCACATTCACCGCTTCACGCAGATTTACGAAATGGTCAAAGCCGGTGAAATCAATGAATCCTGGCTGGCCGAAGTTGAAAGCCGCGACACCATTTTTCAGGAAATTGATTACCGCGTTTACAGCCCACAAGAGCAAGGATGA
- a CDS encoding ferredoxin:thioredoxin reductase, with the protein MSKTVSEESLQRINNFVEKYCEKSGTVTHPDKEVTEGVVMGLAYHKDTLGKPLCPCRFYPNKQEEVTHRTWICACDDMQIYKYCHCLLFVTPEGMPITEYLPEEHEGRAAYGLVKDPTPDKGRPLRAKAAEREEERKNRPS; encoded by the coding sequence ATGAGTAAGACGGTCAGCGAAGAAAGCCTGCAACGGATCAACAACTTCGTTGAAAAGTATTGCGAAAAATCCGGCACGGTTACGCATCCGGATAAAGAAGTCACCGAAGGCGTCGTGATGGGCTTGGCTTACCACAAAGACACGCTGGGCAAACCGCTTTGCCCGTGCCGCTTTTATCCGAACAAACAGGAAGAAGTCACCCATCGCACCTGGATTTGCGCATGCGACGACATGCAGATTTACAAGTATTGTCATTGCCTGTTGTTCGTTACGCCCGAAGGGATGCCAATCACTGAATACTTGCCGGAAGAGCACGAAGGCCGCGCGGCTTACGGTTTGGTCAAAGACCCAACGCCGGACAAAGGTCGTCCGCTTCGCGCCAAGGCAGCAGAACGAGAAGAAGAACGCAAGAATAGACCATCGTAG